The genomic DNA gtagccctttcagtttGATAAGAGTTCTGCCAAGGGGCCCTGCGTACAACCACAGAGCATGTAGCATTACAAAGATAAAACAcacagaaatttaaaaaaaatgcttaaaatggagaataaagatatataataaaaaacaaataaatgataagtTTCCGTGAGTAAAATGAAACATTGTGTGGATCATTCATCATGTAAACACTGGAAACATAAAAGGTAAACATGATACGCATAAAATTTACAGGTGAAGAAGTTAAAAGCCAATGAAATTATTTGAGTTATGGGGGACTATCGAAAATTGCACTTAAAGTTTTAAAAATCTTAACCAATACCCGacatacttcattctgtaacAAGATCTAAAAAACTGAGGGACTTCCTGACTTACAACATATTGCAGTATCGTCCGCAAATTAGTCCACTTTGGTGTGAAAATTAAAATACAATTTCAAAAAGATAGAATAATGAGGAAAGAAGCGGTCCCAGTAAGGAACCTATACAAACTAGCCGATAATAAATTATAATCAGGGATGGTGACGAATGTTTTAACACgctgttttctgtttgtttgttctgttttgttttgtttttttcaaatcagcATAATGTGGTGACACCAAATCCGCATTCCGACAATTAATTCTTGAAGAAGCAAGCCATGTGAAACAGAACCAAGTGAGCCTTTGAAATGGGGGTGGTGTTGTGGCCCAGTGGTCATGACCGTGGGTTATCAGTCACGAGGTCTCTGATTCGAATCCTTCGGCGGCAGTGGTTTTGCCCCCAGACACGGCACTTTATCCTCATTGCCTattgggagggggaggaggtCCTGCGGTAACTTGCTTACGAACATAATTACATGTGGGCTATACTGTAAAGCAAggtattttcgcggcatgaaactttcgagAATtatcactggcattcaatgcgtaCAGTGTACACAAGAACTTTTgcctgcattttaattttgcaaatcttgcctctcgcgaaattgaaatgtaCGCGAGCATTCCTTGTTCTACAGTAACGCTTCCTTAGCGGCCACGTAAATCAAATCCTGATTCAAATAAATTTAAATAAAAGTCATTAAATCAGCTTTAAAAGGACATTATAAAATATAGGTCTACCATAACGTTATTTTCTAAGATTCATCAGAGTAGAAAACGATGACTGAATTATTCGACAATCATAAGGGGGACTCAATAACAAACTGTGTAGACCTACAGCAGCTTACAGCTAATAGACAAATTGAATCAAACTTGAGTTTTAGCATCACTGAATTTTAAAAGAGATTCTATGTGTaaatatgttctttttttcgAAAACTTCATAAGTCTTGTAGAAAGGCAAAGTGTTGCTGTACGAAAGGTGCAAAACTTTGGAAAGATTTTACATCTGAAGTGCGTGAGGAAAAATCTAGCTTTCAGTAGTGATAGCCTGATAGGGATTAGGCTTTGTGGACACTCCTACAACCTGAAAGTAACAAACAGCAACCcggtaaatgaaagaaagaaataaagaaagaaagaagaagaggaggaggaggaggaggaggaggaagaagaagaagaagaagaagaagaagaagaagcattACACAATGAGTTATGAAGTGTGTGCAGAAAATTTGCCGTGAGCAATGCTTTATTTGCTATCTTTTTCGAGATGATGTGTGAGAAGATGGAGTGAAAGTTTGCACTCGGCAAATATCCTTTAAACTTAGTCTCAAACACACGCAAGAGACGTAGAGCATGGATAGTGTGTATCGCGGGCATGTCAAGTGGGCCTTAACCTACAGGAGCAATTAGGTAACTGATATTCTCACGGCACACTGTACAAGATTTAcagaaagaagaagacgaaaaaaaGCCTTTGTGCATGGGCCGTCCGGAGTAAAGGAGGCTTTACGTTTGCACAATAGAAAACCTTAATGTAAGGTTGCAAATAAAAATTGACACGTCTAGGCTAATATACACGTGTGGACTGGTAACTATGTAAGGAGATTACAGTTCAGTTGGGATCAGGTTGGGGTTAAAGACTAAACTGAAGGTACAAGTGAACAAATAATTGTCTCGTCAATTTTGACGGCTtgatcaaaatatttcatattcttaGATATCTAACGGAACGGGTTTGAAAGTTTGGGTGGCACATTTTCCCCCGAAATCAACACAGCGACGACAAAAATTCATAGAGTCggaaaagaaaaggttgtaCTCAATGCAAGAACAATGATAGAGAAACAACAAGATATAAATagaagtaataatcaacagaaACTATTTTAGGAAACGCAATCTGCGATTAGCGCTCGTTTATACATgcgttacttttgttttacaccATAGATGCGATGACGGACCGTGAATGTTCGCTCCCGTGATGTCCTGCCTTGGTAACTGAGCGGAGAGCTGCAGCCGACCACACCCAAACTTGACCCGAAGTGATGACTACTGCCGAACAATGCAAAGCCTACCATGTCACCTCAGAGTGCCATCATAGCTCGACTCACACCTCTTCGTGACAAAGAGCGGCACATCGCGCAGACGACTGCCAGAAGACCAAGCCGGTTCTCCCCATCGCTCCTCGTAGCCAAGACGGCCGGCAGATTCCTCTTCATTCGTCTCATACTGGCATTCGTCTTTCCTTTACTAGCGCAGACGAGCAATGCAGTCGCAACAGGTGAGCCGGCGACGCGCTTGGTCATACTATATAAGTAATATCTAAGTAGGCCTTCATGTACGAGATATATGATTGCCAGCTTACTACTGACACTACTAGCCTCGTTGACTATACCACTGTTACACATCACTAACCATGAATGCCTTAATAGCACAACGCCTGCGAATATTACTACGtccacattttatcatttttcttttccactGCTACCTACTCTTATTCTCTTTGTTACTATTATACTGAAGCTACCACTATTTCTATTCTATTACCATATATACCATACTATATTACTATACTTTTGCATTGATATTAATATGACCATTATTATTACTTCAATCTATATCATTATAACTTTTTCTTCTGCTATAGAGAGTGCAAAAATTATTGGCTTCTGAATATCAGCCTCTcaaaaattggatgaaaaattagcaaaaaaaaaaaaaaaaaaggaaagaaagaaatggaaatcCATCAGGATCCCGACGGGGATCCCGTTTTCTTTGCTCATGTCTTTTTATTGTAACATATTTTTGGTCGGTTTTCTatattaaccctaaaagggccggtgggcggaatccgcccccccccccgcggaatccgccccccccccctcgacgtttcgcgctataattctgtaacgcgagaaggcctcatcgcgaggcttcttgactttcttcgttcaagtctcgcgcaacttttgagaccaaatttgcaacgtccgcgcatacttttgcgaagccacgcccatttttgtaacggaatgtcgctccaaaacgggcacaattttgtgattttgtgtacatttcctatggaaaacagtgctctgtcatgaaaggcataaaaacctgattatttttacaattaatcactttcattgattaattttgtgctaattatggtagaaaagtagtcagtgacaatttccaatgaaaaaacaaagaaaaaacaaaagttgaaaaacagagaaatacataagaaattctgaaaacaataaaatacataagaattgaaatgagttttggaagtttttgtgatgtaaaattgttgaatatgctaaaacagatttacagatcaaaaatcaGACTCttaatgcttttaattaagctaaaatatcaccttgagcttaatttgcataattaattaattaaaattagaaattgattgtttcaaaaactcttataacacaatcttgtagattatgacgcgggtctcacgcatgcaaaatttcatcgcgatcgcaccaccgatggccgagatctcaggggggaggggggggggggggcggaatccgccccccccccccccccccggtctgagcatagccaaaaaaagcccggcccctttagggttaacaTGTTTGCATTCATCCTCTCCAATTGTTAGAAATGTCTGTTGGATCATGCACTCAAGTCCATTAACTTCTTTCTGAATCTTATCTGTTGTAGCAACAACCCTGGCTCCTCCGGCCGCCAATGAGTCTACAGACCTCTCAGTTTCCAACGACAACGAGGGCGTGCCCAAAGTCGCTTCAAGTCTCTTCATCATACTGGGGGTGTTCTTCCTCAGTGTTGGGGTCTCTTGGTTCGTGCGCTACTACTTCCTCAATCCCGACGCGCCGCACCGCTGCAAGGCGGGGTCGAGCGTTGCTGTCTCCCCGGAGAAGGATGGCCTCAAAGAAGAGAGGAAGACGGACAACGCCCACAACATCAAGTCCGGCCTGTACGCCAACATCTTTGCCAGAAGCTACGATTCAGACGAGGAGGAACTCCGAGAGCTGGAACTCGAGGCACAGATGCTGGCACTGGCGGAGGAGGAAGGTATTGCAATCAAGCAGGGGACTAGACCATCGAGAGCCGCAGTCTTAAAGGCACTGGAAACTGCCACCAAATATCCCAAGCTAAAAGTGAATACGAAAAGGACGTCAAAAAATCGTTGGAAAAATGTCATTACTGACCTCATTATGGACAGACGAAACGACAAGGACGTTACCGTCGATTTGGAATCGTCGCGAGGAAGCGAGCATTGTAACAATATCCACTCGGAATTGGTTGCTCCGGAACGCAGCAGCGAGAAAATGAACGGTAATGTCGACTCGAATCAGAATCTCACCACGGTTGTGATTCACCGGAGTGCAAGTCCATTGCCACCTCCTTCTATTCAAATTGTCAGCAACTATGCCGCCGATGATCACACTTCTCAGACGGGAGACGGACCTATCTCCGATACGCCGCGGACAATACCCTCGTCACGCGAGAGCAGAACATCTGAAAGATTTTCTGCATCAGAGGACATTGATGTTCATCATCTAACAGGGCGACGTGGCCAGAGAGATATAGATGGATACTCCACGGATTTCGAGTCCATAAGTCTTCATTCAGAGCTATCTGTCACGACAGATCTGCATGAGAGCTCTGACAAAAGACACGTGAAAGGGAGGAGGGATAcagttgtcatggaaaccgAGGTTGGGGAACATTCGCACGCACGGTCAGTGCAGGATTCCATTCGCACTAAAAGTGAAGGTAAGGAGACAAATCAAAGTCCTGCAGAAAATACAAAGATGTCACCCACAGCAGATGATGTTATTTCCAGTACAGAACACTGCCAACATGCTCCGAGCTCAACTTCTCGTACAAAATCGAATGAGACTGAGAAAATATCGCCAAAATGCGTCGACGTTAATGGGACAAAGGAGATTACCGTCTCGCCAGCCCCATCAAGCACCAAGCATGCACAATCCATTCAACACAACGAAGAAATTGATACACAAAACGAGCCTGAAACAGAAACGCAGAATTGGGCTACTAGTGTTTCACGAACCACTAGTAAACTGCCAGGTAGTGCCAAAACCGCCAAAGAGCCGGTGACGAGAAACGATGCTGAACAGACGCCATCTCCGCAACCAATCAAACATGCCTTCGAATCGACGATCCCTCCAGAACGGCCGGACGTTTCTCGGGGTAATGATACGCGCGTCGACGTGTACGCTAAATACGCGAGTAACTCCAACCTGCCAAATAAACACATAAAGAAGGAGCCCAATACAACGGAAGAGGATGAACCTCCCCCGGACACTTCTCCGGGGAAACCCCAGACGGGATCGTCGAAACCAACGAGCAAGCTGCGATCACTATCTGCCGCTCCGACTAGACCCAGCGGCGGAAAGCAGACGGCGGGAAAACCGAACAGAACTAGCGCACAAAATGGGGTTAGAAGACCTCGAACCAGCAAAGATGTGGCACCGTCGAGAGACAGCGTCAAGAGGAAGAACAGTGCCTGGAGTAGACCCAAGACATCAACTACAAGGTGACGAAGGCCAAATCGTGTCCCCGAGATCAGCCGGGGACTTCAAACAATGCaaggagaaaaatacaaactaGTAAAGGTCTCCTTGTGATGAAACTGCTTTATTCAATAAGTACGTTTCTACCTTTTTTGTCATTTGCACATCTCTGTCAATGAGTATTTTATTAAATAAACTTGTGGATAGAGAGAAAAGAATGTATCTGGAACGTCCAAATCGTCTTTTGGAACAGTCGGTATGGTTAAGGATTGCTAACTTACATTATCACTATTTAACTTATGGTTGGAATACATGGTTTCAGTGTTTTGATTACAGCCGCGTTTATATGTTTCGCAATAGATTTGTTCCGTAACCACAATTAACGCAGGGCGTCGATGACGCGACAACGCTAACTGGGCACAGAAAAATCATCCATGTGTAATGTGACGAATCGATGAGCAGGTGAGACAGTTGCTTTTGCCATTATGAAGATCTGCTgtaattttcattgaaaatataGAATAACAAGGATTTAAATGTCGTATATATGTCCCTTTTACGAACGTCATGAAACGTTAATGGTTGAAGAATGCTGTCTCCCAACAGCATGACATCTTACGTATACCTCagagtttcaaaaaaaaaagtgaaaagttaATCCCATGACACTCGAGGATATGCtccccctctttttttattattttttttaacctagAATAATGGTTTCAGTTTTCGGATGTTTATCATTGTTTCATCCATAAAGAATTTTGAAATTCTGAGGAAATGTCTGAATTACCTACCACTACAATATACGAGCTtatgaaagaaatttgatttgcaaaagggacacacgAGTTATAAAATTCAAAGGGTGATGTTATGTGACACAGTGGAAAAAATATTCAGAAGTCAAAAATACTGTGTTTCCATCGAGCTCTTGCCTTGTTCCTGTTTTGCAAGGCTCTTGTGAGATGCTTGAAGTTTTACAGAGTGCTCTGTTCATATCCCACATTTTGTCGATGTGTATTATAGACTAATGTATAGATATGATGTAATGTTTTAAcgattattttgcaaatatgccaATTTTTGCCGATCTTTTGTCATCAAATGTCTCTGTAAAACGCGCTGTACAGAATTCTCGGCGGGCATACTGTGGAAAGGGAAACGAGAGGGAGGGAgtaagagagagatagatagtgtgagagagggagagagagagagtgacgTAGTATCCTTTCTAATTTATATTTCTTCAAGAGTTTGATCAAAATGCAAATTGGTTTATCTGTCCATGTTGAAGCTATAAAGTATGAataaaatgtcacaaaaataaagcTTATAGTGCGGTTTTATTTTCAACGAGAAAGGAATCATTGAAACGACAAAGCTGTATACTGTGCTAAAGCGGAGTTTTGCCATTTTGTACATAACCAAAGTATCACCGTTGTCAGTGAAATTCTGGATGTACACCTATTTTGGTAAAAATGTGGTataccttttctttttattaaagaaaatgcataacatacaaacaaaaacacaacacaagCATTATAATTTTGCTACAATCGAGCAAAACATTACACATTAAACGTAAACTTTTTAAATGCCaagattaaaaaatatttaaaagcaatgtcatactatttttttttaaatctataaaaGACAGCAGTGAAGGGAAGAAAGATTGggcattttgaaatttacagcgttgtgtaaaaaagaaaaaagtagaaaaaaaaaacacacacacacacataagaagAGTGAGGTTGACATTGGATTACTTCAAAGAGTTTGTCAAAACTTGACAAATTCAAAGTCTCTTTCAGATTGGAGCTTGAATATCTCTCTGAACCGGACCAGGGTACCCATTTCATCGATAGTGGCTATGATGGCAACTCtacttgctggaatggcaattgtcatggtaacgacaagaatccagcttcctggtTGCTTGTTGCCGCAGGAAGTTGCTATTCTAgtaagagttgctatcctaacatattttgtgaaatggggCCTAGATGGGGGAAACGCTTTCACCAAAATATTAAATAACGCTACATAaatactgctgctgctgctgatgatgatgatgatgatgctaataataataataataataataataataataatgataataataataataataataataataattacaataataatgataataataatcatcataatcataatgatgatatatGAATAAAGTATCGCATAAACTGGTGGtatattgttgccatggttactatGTAGATTTCATATACCTTGGCTTTGGTGACGTTATATGTTACCCGAAAAAGAATTATCTCGCCTTCTCAGTGGCGCATACATGCTTCCGTACTTGTGGATAGTATGAATCAGAAGAAAGCTTATTattaacaagagacccgcgggtctagcgctcacccgagtatcgcaagttcacctttcacgcagtcactaatctaaattattcacagctctactaaaatttgaccaggcattctcaagtagaagatgaaaatgtacaataagggcccaaattttttaagattccttaatttggggagattggggccccctggggccctctgggtggggcatggtgcccattttgataaattgagatcctgaccccctagggatgctacctgccaagtttgacgaaaatccatcattaTGAGGTTttcagaaaaagatgaaaatgtacaattcaggcccccatatGGACCTTCCCAAcgccccccgcccccaagaggggcacccctggatctgctatgaacaaacttgaaactacagtcattaatgtactcactcataatattatcttagctctataacttctgattctagagatttttaaagattccttcattttggggggtttgggcctcctggggccccctgggtggggcatggtgcccattttaacaaattgagatcctaaccccctagggatgcta from Diadema setosum chromosome 9, eeDiaSeto1, whole genome shotgun sequence includes the following:
- the LOC140232878 gene encoding uncharacterized protein yields the protein MSPQSAIIARLTPLRDKERHIAQTTARRPSRFSPSLLVAKTAGRFLFIRLILAFVFPLLAQTSNAVATATTLAPPAANESTDLSVSNDNEGVPKVASSLFIILGVFFLSVGVSWFVRYYFLNPDAPHRCKAGSSVAVSPEKDGLKEERKTDNAHNIKSGLYANIFARSYDSDEEELRELELEAQMLALAEEEGIAIKQGTRPSRAAVLKALETATKYPKLKVNTKRTSKNRWKNVITDLIMDRRNDKDVTVDLESSRGSEHCNNIHSELVAPERSSEKMNGNVDSNQNLTTVVIHRSASPLPPPSIQIVSNYAADDHTSQTGDGPISDTPRTIPSSRESRTSERFSASEDIDVHHLTGRRGQRDIDGYSTDFESISLHSELSVTTDLHESSDKRHVKGRRDTVVMETEVGEHSHARSVQDSIRTKSEGKETNQSPAENTKMSPTADDVISSTEHCQHAPSSTSRTKSNETEKISPKCVDVNGTKEITVSPAPSSTKHAQSIQHNEEIDTQNEPETETQNWATSVSRTTSKLPGSAKTAKEPVTRNDAEQTPSPQPIKHAFESTIPPERPDVSRGNDTRVDVYAKYASNSNLPNKHIKKEPNTTEEDEPPPDTSPGKPQTGSSKPTSKLRSLSAAPTRPSGGKQTAGKPNRTSAQNGVRRPRTSKDVAPSRDSVKRKNSAWSRPKTSTTR